The Lichenihabitans psoromatis genome contains a region encoding:
- the hpnK gene encoding hopanoid biosynthesis-associated protein HpnK, with the protein MKDLIVTADDFGLAIEVNDAVEEAHAMGILTAASLMVGSPACADAVERAHRLPKLRVGLHLTLVEATPVLPPELVPDLVDANGMFRSDMAKAGASMFFRPSVRRQLEDEIDAQFAAFLATGLMLDHVNAHKHFHLHPTIAGTLIAVGHRYGMRAVRVPSEPLGIVRRIDPASPLAIPALTAPFTRMLRNRMVRAGLVVPDQVFGLAWSGAMTTDKLVAILDRLPPGLTEIYTHPATSGDFVGAAPGYRYAEELAALTSEPVKAALERSHALTGGFADFG; encoded by the coding sequence ATGAAAGACTTGATTGTCACGGCCGACGATTTCGGTCTCGCAATCGAGGTCAATGACGCGGTCGAGGAAGCCCATGCGATGGGGATCCTGACGGCTGCCAGCCTCATGGTAGGATCCCCCGCCTGCGCCGATGCGGTGGAGCGGGCTCATCGGCTCCCCAAATTGCGGGTTGGGCTCCATCTAACGCTTGTCGAGGCCACCCCGGTCCTACCGCCGGAATTGGTCCCCGATCTCGTCGATGCAAACGGGATGTTTCGGTCCGACATGGCGAAGGCCGGCGCTTCCATGTTCTTCCGACCGTCGGTACGCCGACAGTTGGAAGACGAGATCGATGCCCAGTTCGCGGCTTTTCTGGCAACGGGCCTGATGCTCGATCACGTCAACGCCCATAAGCATTTTCACCTGCATCCGACGATCGCCGGGACGTTGATCGCGGTTGGACATCGCTACGGCATGCGGGCCGTGCGGGTTCCGTCCGAGCCGCTCGGTATCGTGCGCCGGATTGATCCCGCGTCGCCGCTCGCCATCCCGGCTCTGACGGCTCCGTTTACGCGCATGCTCCGCAACCGCATGGTGCGGGCCGGGCTCGTCGTGCCGGATCAGGTCTTCGGTCTCGCGTGGTCGGGCGCCATGACGACCGACAAGCTCGTCGCGATCCTCGATCGCCTCCCCCCGGGCCTGACCGAGATTTACACGCATCCCGCCACGAGCGGGGATTTTGTCGGTGCCGCCCCGGGTTATCGCTATGCCGAGGAACTTGCGGCTTTGACGTCGGAGCCGGTCAAGGCGGCCCTGGAGCGAAGCCACGCACTCACGGGTGGGTTCGCCGACTTCGGCTGA
- the trmD gene encoding tRNA (guanosine(37)-N1)-methyltransferase TrmD, with the protein MWRATVLTLFPGFFPGPLGFSLAGDARDRAVWDVETVDIRDHGIGRHRAVDDTPAGGGPGMVIRADVVAASLDAAIAPDDLRPRLFMSPRGKPLTQARVRSLASGDGVVILCGRFEGVDERVIAARGLEEVSIGDYVLSGGEIAALVLLDACVRLLPGVMGAQASGVDESFENHLLEYPQYTRPRHFEGQDIPPILLGGDHGKIAAWRKAEALAVTRARRPDLLTNRRTDAD; encoded by the coding sequence ATGTGGCGCGCCACCGTCCTCACGTTGTTTCCCGGGTTTTTCCCCGGCCCGCTGGGATTCTCCCTAGCGGGTGACGCGCGCGACCGCGCGGTCTGGGACGTCGAGACGGTGGATATCCGCGATCACGGCATCGGCCGCCATCGAGCCGTCGACGATACGCCGGCGGGAGGTGGGCCGGGCATGGTGATCCGCGCCGATGTCGTAGCGGCTTCGCTCGATGCCGCGATTGCACCGGACGACTTGCGACCGCGCTTGTTCATGAGCCCGCGCGGCAAGCCGCTCACCCAAGCCCGTGTGCGGTCATTGGCGTCGGGCGACGGTGTCGTGATCCTCTGTGGTCGTTTCGAGGGGGTCGACGAGCGGGTGATCGCGGCGCGCGGGCTCGAAGAGGTTTCGATCGGCGATTATGTGCTGTCGGGCGGCGAGATCGCGGCGCTGGTGCTGCTCGATGCCTGTGTTCGCTTGCTGCCCGGCGTTATGGGGGCGCAGGCGTCCGGCGTCGACGAGAGTTTCGAGAACCATCTCCTCGAATATCCGCAATATACGAGGCCGCGACATTTCGAGGGACAGGATATTCCGCCGATTCTTCTCGGCGGCGATCACGGCAAGATCGCGGCGTGGCGCAAGGCCGAAGCCCTTGCGGTGACCCGGGCCCGCCGCCCGGATCTCTTGACGAACCGCCGAACCGACGCGGATTAG
- the hpnI gene encoding bacteriohopanetetrol glucosamine biosynthesis glycosyltransferase HpnI, producing MAILFGVLAVAGCVFSLFAIVATRSYRRRVGPVCSTYPSVSILKPLYGLEPNLFDNLAGFCRQDYPAEVEIIFGVRDGSDPAAAIARQVIAAFPQVATRLVIDPRLHGQNGKISNLMNMQPSVTLEVVVLADSDMVVDCTYLRDVVDALSGPDVGLVTCLYRGLNVPGFWSQLSARGIDDHFLPNVIVGLTLGLAKPCFGSTIALRADTLLRIGGFATFKDVLADDNAMGQAVRGLGLRVAVPARPVLGHVCGSTTFAASFRQDLRWSRTIKSVDPAGFAGSIVTNPLPLAIIVIAIGGFGIVSGTLLMATLACRLALQVEIHQFTGVKVRSLWLGPLRDLVSFAVFIASFWPGSLDWRGHKFAVQSDGTMASTDSTGS from the coding sequence GTGGCGATCCTATTTGGCGTGCTCGCGGTCGCGGGCTGCGTTTTCTCGCTGTTTGCGATCGTGGCGACGCGATCCTACAGGCGGCGTGTCGGACCGGTCTGCTCCACCTATCCGTCGGTTTCGATCCTCAAGCCGCTCTATGGTTTGGAACCGAACCTGTTCGATAATCTCGCAGGCTTCTGCCGGCAGGATTATCCGGCCGAGGTCGAGATCATTTTCGGCGTGCGGGACGGAAGCGACCCCGCTGCTGCCATCGCCCGGCAGGTCATCGCGGCGTTCCCGCAGGTGGCGACCCGCCTCGTGATCGACCCGCGGCTGCATGGGCAAAACGGCAAGATCTCCAACCTGATGAACATGCAGCCGTCTGTGACGCTTGAGGTCGTGGTGCTGGCCGATAGTGACATGGTGGTGGACTGCACTTACTTGCGCGATGTTGTCGACGCGCTCTCCGGCCCCGACGTCGGGCTGGTCACCTGCCTGTATCGAGGGCTCAACGTCCCCGGCTTCTGGTCGCAACTTTCGGCGCGGGGGATCGACGATCACTTCTTGCCGAACGTCATCGTTGGCCTGACGCTTGGGTTGGCCAAACCCTGTTTCGGATCGACGATCGCGCTGCGCGCCGACACGCTGTTGCGGATCGGCGGCTTTGCGACCTTCAAAGATGTGTTGGCGGACGACAATGCCATGGGGCAGGCGGTGCGGGGTCTCGGGCTGCGGGTCGCGGTTCCGGCTCGTCCCGTGCTTGGGCATGTCTGCGGATCGACCACCTTCGCGGCGTCGTTTCGTCAGGATTTGCGCTGGTCGCGGACCATCAAGTCTGTCGATCCGGCAGGATTTGCCGGCTCGATCGTGACTAATCCGCTACCCCTCGCAATAATCGTCATAGCAATTGGCGGTTTTGGCATAGTGAGCGGAACCCTGCTCATGGCTACGCTTGCGTGTCGCCTCGCGCTGCAGGTAGAAATCCATCAATTCACCGGCGTAAAAGTCAGGAGCTTGTGGCTCGGGCCTTTGCGCGACCTCGTCTCGTTCGCCGTTTTCATCGCGAGTTTCTGGCCCGGATCCTTGGATTGGCGCGGTCATAAGTTCGCCGTGCAGTCCGATGGAACCATGGCTTCGACAGATTCGACAGGATCATGA
- a CDS encoding MMPL family transporter — MLTKIVQRIVAACCLHAKLVLLISVLLGAASAYYSVTHFAINTDSSKLISTELPWRKTETALNTAFPQNNNLILVVIDGVTSERAQAAATSLVDTLKGQTQHFEFVQLPPEQSFYAKNGLLFKTTDEVQETTDQLVKVQPLLSTLSNDPSLRGFSNAMSLLGAGVERGDADLSQVAGPFGKFAAVFESALAGKVAPFSWQALFANKPGQDTTVTSENGRRRFIEIKPKLDFGNLEPGEVATDAIEKAITDLHLTPDTGVKVRLTGPVPLNDQEFGTVKDGFALNSIITVVAVLLILWAALKSGRLIFAVFASTAVGLLMTAALGLMLVGALNLISVAFAVLFIGIGVDFGIQFSVRYRNERFLEPDLIRSIVMAGGKAGRPLLLAAVATAAGFYSFLPTDYEGVSELGLIAGNGMIIAFLISITMLPALLTVLHPPSEHQEVGYTSLQPVDDFLKRHRAFVIGGTILIVLLGSPLLLKLRFDFNPLNLNSPKVESVATLLDLMKDPNTTTNTIQVLEPNLQDAITTGAKIAKLPEVNRVTTLESFVPEDQDAKLAIIQDAASVLGSTLDPPNRKPAPTDEQDQTALKTLADYAMRAAAKGTGPDAETAKRFSDDATKLSAADPAARQAARESLLPPLNILLAQIKDTMSAEKISLDTIPKDLARNWVTPEGQARVEVYPKNLSDANSNLEQFGAAVKSIAPDATGEPILIRESGHTVIWAFIEAGAWALASISILLVVVLRRVSDMLLTLVPLLLAGILTLEISVLINLPLNFANIIALPLLLGLGVAFKIYFVLAWRSGETSMLTSSLTRAVFFSALCTAVAFGSLWSSKHPGTASMGELLALSLACTLFMAVVFQTALMGPPRKKHVEPIDHDLATNLRKAA; from the coding sequence ATGCTGACCAAAATCGTCCAGCGGATCGTCGCTGCCTGCTGTCTTCATGCCAAGCTCGTTCTTCTGATCTCGGTTTTGCTCGGGGCCGCATCGGCCTATTACTCGGTCACGCATTTTGCGATCAATACCGATAGCAGCAAGCTGATCTCCACCGAGCTGCCCTGGCGGAAGACCGAAACGGCGCTCAACACGGCGTTTCCGCAGAACAATAATCTGATCCTCGTCGTGATCGACGGTGTGACGTCCGAGCGCGCTCAGGCGGCTGCCACGAGCCTCGTCGACACCCTGAAGGGCCAGACGCAACATTTCGAGTTCGTGCAGCTGCCGCCCGAACAAAGCTTCTATGCCAAGAACGGGTTGCTGTTTAAAACGACGGACGAGGTTCAGGAGACGACGGACCAGCTCGTCAAGGTTCAGCCTCTGCTGAGCACCCTCTCCAACGACCCCAGCCTGCGCGGCTTCTCCAACGCGATGTCGCTGCTCGGCGCGGGCGTGGAGCGCGGCGATGCCGATCTCAGTCAAGTCGCAGGCCCGTTCGGCAAGTTCGCGGCCGTCTTCGAGTCGGCGCTCGCCGGCAAGGTCGCGCCCTTCTCCTGGCAGGCGCTCTTCGCCAACAAGCCCGGCCAAGACACGACCGTGACGAGCGAGAACGGCCGTCGCCGCTTCATCGAGATCAAGCCTAAGCTCGATTTTGGCAATCTGGAGCCGGGCGAAGTCGCGACCGATGCGATCGAGAAGGCGATCACGGACCTGCATCTGACGCCCGATACCGGCGTGAAGGTGCGGTTGACCGGCCCCGTTCCGCTGAACGATCAAGAGTTCGGCACCGTCAAGGACGGCTTCGCCCTGAACAGCATCATCACGGTCGTGGCGGTCCTGCTGATCTTGTGGGCCGCCCTCAAGTCGGGACGACTGATCTTCGCGGTCTTCGCCAGCACGGCCGTCGGCCTCCTCATGACGGCGGCGCTCGGCTTGATGTTGGTCGGCGCCCTCAACCTGATCTCGGTTGCTTTCGCGGTGTTGTTCATCGGCATCGGCGTCGATTTCGGTATTCAGTTCAGCGTTCGTTATCGCAACGAACGTTTCTTGGAGCCGGATCTGATCCGGTCGATCGTCATGGCGGGCGGCAAGGCCGGTCGTCCATTGCTGCTCGCCGCCGTTGCGACAGCGGCCGGCTTCTACTCGTTCCTGCCGACCGATTACGAGGGCGTCTCCGAACTTGGCTTGATCGCCGGCAATGGCATGATCATCGCGTTTTTGATCAGCATCACGATGCTGCCGGCGCTGCTGACCGTTCTGCACCCGCCATCCGAGCATCAGGAAGTCGGTTACACCTCGCTCCAGCCCGTGGATGACTTTCTCAAGCGTCACCGCGCCTTTGTGATTGGTGGCACCATCCTGATTGTGCTGCTCGGCTCGCCTCTCCTGCTCAAACTGCGTTTCGATTTTAATCCGCTCAACCTGAACAGCCCGAAGGTCGAGTCGGTCGCGACGCTCCTCGACCTCATGAAGGATCCGAACACCACCACCAACACGATCCAGGTGTTGGAGCCGAACCTTCAGGACGCGATCACGACCGGCGCGAAGATCGCCAAGCTCCCCGAAGTCAACCGCGTGACGACGCTGGAGAGCTTCGTGCCCGAGGATCAGGATGCCAAGCTGGCCATCATTCAGGATGCGGCCAGCGTGCTCGGATCGACGCTCGATCCGCCGAACCGCAAACCGGCCCCGACCGACGAGCAGGACCAGACGGCGCTCAAGACCCTTGCCGACTATGCGATGCGCGCGGCCGCCAAGGGCACGGGCCCGGATGCCGAGACAGCCAAACGCTTCTCCGACGATGCAACCAAGCTGAGCGCTGCAGATCCGGCAGCGCGGCAAGCGGCTCGCGAGTCGCTTCTGCCGCCGCTCAACATCCTCCTGGCGCAGATCAAAGACACGATGTCGGCCGAGAAGATTTCGCTCGACACGATCCCGAAAGACCTGGCCCGCAACTGGGTGACGCCCGAAGGGCAAGCCCGCGTCGAGGTCTATCCGAAGAACCTCAGCGACGCGAACAGCAACCTCGAGCAGTTCGGCGCTGCCGTGAAATCGATCGCGCCCGACGCGACCGGCGAACCGATCCTCATTCGCGAATCCGGTCATACGGTCATCTGGGCCTTTATCGAAGCGGGCGCATGGGCCCTGGCCTCGATCTCGATTCTCTTGGTCGTCGTGCTACGGCGCGTGAGCGACATGCTGCTGACGCTGGTTCCGCTCCTGCTGGCCGGCATTCTGACGCTCGAGATATCCGTGTTGATCAATCTACCGCTGAACTTCGCCAATATCATCGCGCTGCCGCTCCTCCTGGGGCTCGGTGTCGCGTTCAAGATCTACTTCGTCCTGGCGTGGCGCAGCGGCGAAACAAGCATGTTGACCTCGAGCCTCACGCGCGCCGTGTTCTTCAGTGCGCTCTGCACGGCCGTGGCGTTCGGCAGTTTGTGGTCTTCGAAACATCCAGGCACGGCCTCGATGGGCGAATTGCTCGCCTTGTCGCTCGCCTGCACGCTGTTCATGGCCGTGGTGTTTCAAACCGCACTGATGGGTCCGCCACGCAAGAAGCATGTCGAGCCGATCGACCATGATCTCGCGACCAACCTGCGCAAGGCGGCCTGA
- the rimM gene encoding ribosome maturation factor RimM (Essential for efficient processing of 16S rRNA) encodes MASQQRILVGVVGAPHGIRGEVRVKSYTATPTAIASYRPLTSEDGRKTLVMLGLRPVKDDMVVARFEGVGTREAAAALTNMKLYVDRAILPAADEDEFYHADLVGLRAETSQGAPLGEVMSLANYGAGDLLEIRPPAGETILVPFTKAFVPVVDVPGGRVTISDEALAEADPDAEAASADAPQDDADR; translated from the coding sequence ATGGCATCTCAGCAGCGCATTCTCGTCGGCGTGGTCGGCGCACCGCATGGCATTCGTGGCGAGGTCCGCGTCAAATCCTATACCGCCACCCCGACTGCGATCGCGTCCTACCGTCCATTGACCTCGGAGGATGGGCGCAAGACCCTGGTGATGCTTGGTCTGCGGCCAGTCAAAGACGATATGGTGGTGGCGCGGTTCGAGGGTGTCGGCACGCGGGAGGCCGCCGCCGCACTCACCAACATGAAACTCTATGTCGATCGCGCGATCCTGCCCGCTGCCGACGAGGACGAATTCTACCACGCCGATCTCGTCGGATTGCGGGCCGAGACGAGCCAAGGCGCGCCTCTTGGAGAAGTCATGTCGCTAGCAAATTACGGCGCTGGTGACCTGCTCGAAATTCGCCCGCCCGCAGGCGAAACCATTCTGGTCCCCTTCACCAAGGCTTTCGTGCCGGTGGTGGACGTGCCCGGCGGCCGTGTGACGATCAGCGACGAGGCGTTGGCCGAGGCGGATCCCGACGCGGAAGCGGCCAGCGCGGACGCCCCACAAGACGATGCCGACCGCTGA
- the hpnJ gene encoding hopanoid biosynthesis associated radical SAM protein HpnJ, giving the protein MRTLFLQAPSFDGFDGGAGSRYQAKREIKSFWYPTWLAQPAALVENSKLIDAPPHKTKLAEVTAQAKDFDLTIMHTSVPSFNSDVKVAQALKAANPSMKIGMIGAKVAVQADKSLEQASVIDFVARNEFDFTVKDVADGQNWASIPGLSFRNESGVIVHNKDRQILENMDLLPFVTPVYKRDLVMENYFIGYLKHPYISIYTGRGCKSRCTFCLWPQTVGGHRYRTRSVDHVIEEIVWAKKNFPQTKEFFFDDDTFTDDLPRAEAIAARLGQLGIQWSCNAKANVPRETLKKLKDGGLRLLLVGYESGNQQILYNIKKGMRIEVAEQFTKDCHELGIAIHGTFILGLPGESRETIQETMRFARKINPHTIQVSLAAPYPGTFLFNQAVENGWLDESNAELVDDSGVQIAPLHYPHLSHTEIFESVETFYRSFYFRSGKIASIVGEMVRSPDMMKRRLREGVEFFHFLKERRNLAA; this is encoded by the coding sequence ATGCGCACACTTTTTCTGCAGGCTCCTTCATTCGACGGTTTCGACGGCGGCGCGGGCTCCCGCTATCAAGCGAAGCGCGAGATCAAGTCCTTCTGGTATCCGACCTGGCTGGCTCAGCCGGCCGCGCTCGTCGAGAATTCCAAGCTGATCGACGCCCCGCCGCATAAGACCAAGCTGGCCGAGGTCACTGCTCAGGCGAAGGATTTCGACCTCACCATCATGCACACGTCCGTGCCGTCTTTTAATTCAGACGTGAAGGTGGCGCAGGCCTTGAAGGCTGCCAATCCGTCGATGAAGATCGGTATGATTGGCGCCAAGGTGGCGGTGCAGGCCGACAAGAGCCTCGAACAGGCATCGGTCATCGATTTCGTGGCGCGCAACGAGTTCGATTTCACGGTGAAGGACGTAGCGGACGGCCAGAACTGGGCGTCGATCCCGGGCCTGTCGTTCCGCAACGAATCCGGCGTGATCGTGCATAACAAAGATCGTCAGATCCTCGAGAACATGGATCTGCTGCCGTTCGTGACCCCGGTCTACAAGCGCGACCTGGTGATGGAAAACTACTTCATCGGCTATTTGAAGCACCCCTATATTTCGATCTACACCGGCCGTGGCTGCAAATCGCGCTGCACCTTCTGCCTCTGGCCGCAGACGGTCGGCGGCCATCGCTACCGCACCCGCTCGGTCGACCACGTGATCGAGGAGATTGTCTGGGCCAAGAAGAATTTTCCGCAGACCAAGGAATTCTTCTTCGACGATGACACGTTCACGGATGACTTGCCGCGCGCCGAAGCCATTGCGGCCCGCCTTGGTCAGCTTGGCATTCAGTGGTCGTGCAATGCCAAGGCCAATGTGCCACGCGAGACCCTGAAAAAACTGAAAGACGGCGGCCTGCGCCTGCTGCTGGTCGGCTACGAGTCCGGCAACCAGCAGATCCTTTACAATATCAAGAAGGGCATGCGGATCGAAGTCGCCGAGCAGTTCACCAAGGATTGCCACGAACTCGGCATTGCGATCCATGGCACGTTCATCCTGGGTCTGCCGGGCGAGTCGCGAGAGACCATTCAGGAGACGATGCGGTTCGCTCGCAAGATCAATCCGCATACGATCCAGGTTTCGCTCGCGGCTCCTTATCCGGGCACGTTCCTGTTCAATCAGGCGGTCGAGAATGGCTGGTTGGACGAGTCGAATGCGGAACTCGTCGATGATAGCGGCGTGCAAATCGCACCGTTGCACTACCCTCATCTCAGCCATACGGAGATTTTCGAGTCGGTCGAGACATTCTACCGAAGCTTCTATTTCCGCTCGGGCAAGATCGCGTCGATCGTCGGCGAGATGGTGCGGAGTCCCGACATGATGAAGCGCCGCCTGCGCGAGGGCGTGGAGTTTTTCCACTTCCTCAAGGAGCGCCGCAACCTCGCGGCCTAG
- a CDS encoding ABC transporter substrate-binding protein, which translates to MQHVSRRTLLATALASLAGLAAPSVAIADGLPTQPVADFYNALMDSMRHARELKVKGRYELLEPVMLKSFDVPVMVKMAVGREFTAMSPDDQARLQAAFGKLLVASFASEFDDFKGEKFTIDDQTADRNEGKLVKSKFVGTGAPVDLNYLVRNTAGSWRIVDVYLNGTISQLATWRSKFGATLKTGGAPAMIQAVEQQTAKYMAAI; encoded by the coding sequence ATGCAACATGTCTCTCGACGGACCCTTCTGGCCACCGCGCTGGCGTCGCTGGCCGGCTTGGCGGCCCCGTCCGTCGCGATTGCGGACGGTCTGCCGACCCAGCCGGTCGCCGATTTCTACAATGCCCTGATGGACAGCATGCGGCACGCGCGCGAACTCAAGGTCAAGGGCCGCTACGAGCTGCTCGAGCCCGTGATGCTGAAGAGCTTCGACGTGCCCGTCATGGTCAAGATGGCGGTCGGACGGGAGTTCACGGCAATGTCGCCCGACGATCAGGCCCGCCTGCAGGCGGCGTTCGGCAAGCTGCTGGTCGCGAGTTTCGCCAGCGAATTCGATGACTTCAAGGGCGAGAAATTCACCATCGACGATCAAACCGCTGATCGGAACGAGGGCAAGCTGGTGAAGAGCAAATTCGTTGGAACGGGTGCGCCCGTCGATCTCAACTATCTCGTGCGCAATACTGCCGGAAGCTGGCGGATCGTCGACGTTTACCTCAATGGGACGATCAGCCAGCTTGCGACGTGGCGGTCGAAATTTGGCGCGACGTTGAAGACTGGCGGCGCCCCTGCGATGATCCAGGCCGTCGAGCAGCAGACCGCCAAATATATGGCTGCGATCTGA
- a CDS encoding glutathione S-transferase family protein — translation MTDKLVFFHAPQTRSTGVSILLDELAAPHELRLVNMKAGEQREASFLAVNPMGKVPAILHDDALVTEQVAIFTYLPDLFPQAGLAPAIGDPLRGPYLRWLAFYGSSFEPAIVDRAMKRDAGSIALCPYGTYDSMLATLTDQLRGGPYLLGARMTAADILWAGALQWTTSFGLVPKLPEIEAYLERMTKRPSFEAATARDADIVAQQEAAVS, via the coding sequence CGACGGGCGTCTCCATTCTGCTCGATGAACTCGCCGCGCCGCACGAGCTTCGTCTCGTCAACATGAAAGCCGGCGAACAGCGCGAGGCGTCGTTCCTGGCCGTAAACCCCATGGGTAAGGTGCCGGCAATCCTGCATGACGATGCGTTGGTGACCGAACAAGTTGCGATCTTCACCTATCTGCCTGACCTGTTTCCGCAGGCAGGCCTTGCCCCGGCGATCGGGGACCCGCTCCGTGGTCCCTATCTCCGATGGCTGGCGTTCTATGGTTCGTCCTTTGAGCCGGCGATCGTCGACCGAGCCATGAAGCGGGATGCGGGTTCCATCGCTCTCTGTCCCTACGGCACCTACGACAGCATGCTTGCGACGCTCACAGATCAGCTCCGTGGGGGACCCTATCTGCTTGGCGCGCGCATGACGGCGGCCGACATTTTGTGGGCCGGGGCGTTACAATGGACCACGAGTTTCGGCCTCGTCCCGAAGCTGCCTGAGATCGAAGCCTATCTCGAGCGAATGACCAAACGTCCGTCTTTCGAGGCCGCAACGGCTCGTGATGCGGATATTGTCGCCCAGCAAGAAGCTGCCGTGAGCTAA